The following coding sequences lie in one Treponema sp. OMZ 790 genomic window:
- the cmk gene encoding (d)CMP kinase — protein sequence MKTTTFKIPEGRELRIAISGPSGCGNTTVSNLIAKILNLPCINYTFKNIAREMGIPFDEVLKRAQKDFSFDKMVDQKQIELASASSCVLGSRLAIWLLKSADLRVYLQASIDVRAKRIQNREGGDIEKIKADTNLRDLEDTRRYKELYGIDNTKYEKADLIIDTENLDPDKITEKILDELICRGLLV from the coding sequence ATGAAAACGACTACTTTTAAAATTCCTGAAGGGCGAGAATTGAGGATTGCAATTTCGGGGCCGTCCGGCTGCGGAAATACCACGGTTTCAAACTTGATAGCAAAGATTTTAAATTTGCCCTGTATAAATTATACTTTTAAGAATATAGCCCGGGAGATGGGAATTCCATTTGATGAAGTTTTAAAAAGAGCTCAAAAAGATTTTTCTTTTGATAAAATGGTGGATCAAAAACAAATTGAGCTGGCTTCTGCAAGTTCTTGTGTTTTAGGGTCACGGTTGGCAATTTGGCTTTTAAAATCGGCCGATTTGCGTGTTTACCTGCAAGCTTCGATAGATGTCCGTGCAAAACGAATTCAAAATAGAGAAGGCGGTGATATCGAAAAAATAAAGGCTGATACCAATTTAAGAGATTTGGAAGATACCCGCCGATATAAAGAATTATACGGTATTGATAACACAAAATATGAAAAAGCCGATTTAATTATAGATACGGAAAACCTTGATCCCGATAAAATTACCGAAAAAATATTGGATGAGCTTATTTGCCGCGGTCTTTTAGTTTAA
- a CDS encoding YicC/YloC family endoribonuclease, producing the protein MKSMTGYALTEKNEPNSFISLEIKSYNSRYLDLNLNFPFWLSALEPVFRAYFSERIARGKVEVSLHVKDADIDVDILTNTKAAKAYAKAMREIADAAGINSEIDINRFSEKEGVIIIERNIDIPAWENTLLPIFEETFVKYDKTRLDEGAALKKDILSNLDRIHAALKTIKKYAPQMEEIFCQNIRERFTELLGCEINEQRIMQEVAVMLVKYTINEEIVRLEAHCNSLSHELKRNEPIGKKLDFICQEINREINTIGSKNQMIEMSQSIIEVKDALENIREQSRNVE; encoded by the coding sequence ATGAAAAGTATGACGGGCTACGCCCTTACCGAAAAAAACGAACCAAATTCCTTTATAAGTTTAGAGATTAAAAGTTATAACTCAAGATACTTGGATTTAAATTTAAATTTCCCCTTTTGGCTTTCAGCCTTGGAGCCCGTTTTCAGGGCATATTTTTCCGAAAGAATAGCCAGAGGTAAAGTTGAAGTTTCCCTTCATGTAAAGGATGCCGATATAGACGTCGATATTCTTACAAATACCAAGGCGGCAAAGGCCTATGCAAAGGCTATGAGGGAGATAGCGGATGCTGCCGGAATAAACTCCGAGATAGACATAAACCGATTTTCAGAAAAAGAAGGGGTTATCATAATTGAAAGAAATATCGACATTCCCGCATGGGAAAACACATTGCTGCCTATATTTGAAGAAACTTTCGTAAAATACGATAAAACAAGACTTGATGAGGGAGCTGCTTTAAAAAAAGATATTTTAAGCAACCTTGACAGGATTCATGCTGCATTAAAGACCATAAAAAAATATGCCCCCCAAATGGAAGAAATCTTTTGCCAAAATATCAGGGAAAGATTTACCGAGCTTTTGGGCTGTGAAATAAATGAACAGCGTATTATGCAGGAAGTTGCAGTAATGCTTGTTAAGTATACCATAAATGAAGAAATCGTACGCCTTGAAGCTCATTGTAATTCTTTATCGCATGAACTAAAAAGAAACGAACCCATAGGCAAAAAACTGGACTTTATTTGCCAAGAAATCAACAGAGAAATAAATACAATAGGTTCTAAAAATCAAATGATAGAAATGTCTCAATCAATAATCGAAGTAAAAGATGCTCTTGAAAACATAAGAGAGCAAAGCCGGAATGTGGAGTAG
- the murC gene encoding UDP-N-acetylmuramate--L-alanine ligase, translating to MCQVILPDNLKGFTVYMIGIKGTGMTALAEILVSRGASVSGSDVPESFYTDDDLKKLNIDIFSPFSPDNIPEDVSLVIYSAAYSPENNEEMYAAEQKDLPMMSYPEAIGAISRHSYSCGIAGVQGKTSTTGITGSILKELKLPVSVLAGSVIKSFGDSCTMLSGSKYFVAETCEYKRHFLNFHPKKIILTGIEPDHQDYYPTYESILTAFLQYIDRLPQFSELFYCADDEGACEAARLSFSSRPDLIFIPYGEKAVGDYKLTVLGVCNEKLSFSLAGFSGEFYLQIPGKHNALNAAAAIALSVSLLKEEYGEISVANISAIKKAISSYAGAKRRTELIGKIESKDILVYDDYAHHPTAIKSLLKGLRQFYPKRRIIADFMSHTYSRTEALLEDFASCFEDADMVILHKIFSSAREQYKGQVDAELLFNRTKKHHKNVFFFNEVLDAKKFVLEKLRQGDIFITIGAGDNYILGTEILKEPNF from the coding sequence ATGTGTCAAGTTATTCTACCCGATAATTTAAAAGGTTTTACGGTTTATATGATCGGTATTAAAGGAACCGGGATGACGGCTTTGGCTGAAATTTTGGTTTCAAGAGGTGCTTCTGTTTCGGGAAGCGATGTTCCCGAAAGTTTTTATACTGATGATGATTTAAAAAAACTTAATATAGATATTTTTTCTCCATTTTCTCCTGATAATATCCCTGAAGATGTCAGTCTTGTTATCTATTCGGCAGCTTACTCGCCCGAGAATAATGAAGAAATGTATGCTGCGGAACAAAAAGATCTTCCCATGATGTCCTACCCTGAGGCAATAGGGGCAATATCCCGGCATTCATATTCGTGCGGCATTGCGGGTGTTCAAGGAAAGACCAGTACAACGGGTATTACCGGCTCTATCTTAAAAGAACTAAAACTTCCCGTTTCGGTTTTGGCCGGCAGCGTGATTAAAAGTTTCGGTGATTCTTGTACCATGCTTTCAGGTTCAAAATATTTTGTTGCCGAAACTTGCGAATATAAAAGACATTTTTTAAACTTTCATCCAAAAAAGATAATTTTAACCGGTATTGAACCGGATCATCAGGATTATTATCCGACCTACGAATCTATTTTAACGGCTTTTTTGCAGTATATTGACAGACTTCCGCAGTTTAGCGAGCTTTTTTATTGTGCAGATGATGAAGGCGCCTGCGAAGCTGCCCGCTTAAGTTTTTCGAGCCGGCCGGACCTTATTTTTATTCCTTATGGAGAGAAAGCCGTAGGAGATTATAAACTTACCGTTTTGGGCGTCTGCAATGAAAAACTCTCCTTTTCTCTTGCAGGCTTTTCGGGAGAATTTTATTTACAGATTCCGGGAAAACACAATGCTTTAAATGCCGCAGCTGCAATAGCTCTTTCTGTGAGCCTTTTAAAAGAAGAATACGGCGAAATCTCTGTTGCCAATATTTCTGCTATCAAAAAGGCTATATCTTCCTACGCCGGAGCCAAAAGACGTACGGAGCTGATCGGTAAGATAGAATCTAAAGATATTTTGGTTTATGATGATTATGCACATCACCCTACCGCAATTAAATCTCTCTTGAAAGGTTTGCGTCAATTTTATCCAAAAAGGCGGATAATTGCAGATTTTATGTCTCATACCTATTCAAGAACGGAAGCCCTTTTAGAAGATTTTGCTTCTTGTTTTGAAGATGCAGACATGGTGATTTTGCATAAAATTTTCAGTTCTGCACGCGAGCAATATAAGGGACAGGTTGATGCCGAACTCCTTTTTAACCGCACAAAAAAACATCATAAAAACGTCTTTTTCTTTAATGAAGTATTGGATGCAAAAAAATTTGTATTAGAAAAGCTAAGACAGGGCGATATTTTTATTACCATAGGTGCCGGAGATAATTACATTTTGGGTACAGAAATTTTAAAGGAGCCGAATTTTTAA
- a CDS encoding folylpolyglutamate synthase/dihydrofolate synthase family protein yields the protein MNTDEFGKWLETFINYERNAHKDEENLKKMNKFAHFFGNPQDDFLSIHIAGSKGKGSVSTMLASILKEAGIKTGLYTSPHVSDFRERMTEAGVFFDDKAYSSCYKKIVDGFAAILKKEPEIDPGWFEIVTVTAFLLFSMQKTDWAVIETGMGGRLDMTNILKPKACVLTPIELEHTQYLGDTIEKIAFEKAGIIKQNTPVFCCKQPDEALKVFKKRAKEMDAEFFYIPDIVKETVPYSLSKTGLKIDLEFQDSHYIGKLFKKPIKANLKLLDCIQAENAALAACTVKYLFPEIDEAVIERGLTKAWLPARFELLSDNPEIIIDGAHTKNSIALCMSTYSELVKEKGILIFACAEDKNAKEMAPFFKNDFKKIIVTIPGSSKKSNPDSAYKAFKEELKDFSCILEKNADYSSVIKNAILECREKNQPLLITGSFYLAAEAKSIHTLLHHQV from the coding sequence ATGAACACGGATGAATTCGGTAAATGGCTGGAAACTTTTATAAATTACGAAAGAAATGCGCACAAAGATGAAGAAAACCTCAAAAAAATGAACAAATTTGCTCATTTTTTCGGTAATCCTCAAGACGATTTTTTATCGATCCATATTGCAGGTTCAAAGGGAAAGGGCTCGGTTTCTACAATGCTTGCTTCCATTTTAAAAGAAGCCGGCATAAAAACAGGACTTTACACCTCACCCCACGTATCCGATTTTAGGGAAAGGATGACGGAAGCAGGAGTTTTTTTTGATGACAAAGCCTACTCTTCTTGTTATAAAAAAATAGTTGACGGTTTTGCCGCCATACTCAAAAAAGAACCGGAAATAGATCCCGGCTGGTTTGAAATAGTTACGGTGACGGCCTTTTTGCTTTTCAGCATGCAAAAAACCGATTGGGCGGTTATCGAAACGGGAATGGGCGGAAGACTCGATATGACAAATATTTTAAAACCTAAGGCTTGCGTGTTAACACCTATCGAACTTGAGCACACCCAATATCTTGGAGATACAATAGAAAAAATAGCTTTTGAAAAGGCCGGTATAATTAAACAAAATACTCCCGTTTTTTGCTGTAAACAGCCGGATGAAGCATTGAAGGTCTTTAAAAAAAGAGCAAAGGAGATGGATGCCGAGTTTTTTTATATACCCGATATCGTAAAAGAAACTGTACCGTACAGTCTATCAAAAACAGGTTTAAAAATAGATTTGGAATTTCAAGATTCGCATTACATAGGTAAACTCTTTAAAAAACCTATAAAAGCAAATTTAAAACTTCTTGATTGTATTCAGGCCGAAAATGCAGCCCTTGCAGCATGTACAGTAAAATATCTGTTCCCCGAAATTGATGAAGCCGTCATAGAAAGAGGGCTTACAAAAGCATGGCTTCCGGCCAGATTTGAGCTTCTTTCGGATAATCCCGAAATTATCATCGACGGAGCCCATACAAAAAACAGTATAGCCTTATGCATGAGTACCTATTCCGAATTAGTAAAAGAAAAAGGAATTTTAATCTTTGCCTGTGCCGAGGATAAAAATGCAAAAGAAATGGCTCCTTTTTTTAAAAATGATTTTAAAAAAATAATCGTTACAATACCGGGCTCGTCAAAAAAGAGCAATCCCGATTCGGCATACAAGGCTTTTAAAGAGGAGCTAAAAGACTTTTCCTGCATCTTAGAGAAAAATGCCGATTACTCATCCGTAATAAAAAACGCAATACTCGAATGCAGAGAAAAAAATCAGCCTCTTTTAATTACAGGATCATTTTATCTGGCGGCTGAAGCGAAAAGCATACATACTCTTTTGCATCATCAAGTTTAA
- a CDS encoding pseudouridine synthase → MLKECKFSSQVELIFENDAYAVLYKPGGIPTAPLGKDEEGTLLSWFLKRCPQAASVKGKKDIEAGLIHRLDTATSGLVLAAKTQECYDALNLMQTNNLIKKTYTAFADVNEEENFEPDFLESNIPYRISSQFRSYGPKGKKVLPVFYGMRDFCADGKIYTTNIIDVKKISSSGNSIRRVTCTLTQGFRHQVRAHLASIGLPICYDSLYNGKYRDLPKEQVDNHSYPLQLYAVGLSFPKPEKKFKLDDAKEYVCFSLQPPDKMIL, encoded by the coding sequence ATGCTGAAAGAGTGTAAATTTTCTTCTCAAGTTGAACTTATTTTTGAAAATGATGCTTATGCCGTTTTATATAAACCCGGAGGAATACCCACCGCCCCTTTGGGAAAAGATGAAGAAGGAACCTTGCTTTCTTGGTTTTTAAAACGATGTCCTCAAGCGGCTTCGGTAAAAGGAAAAAAAGATATTGAGGCCGGTCTTATTCATAGACTTGATACGGCGACAAGCGGTTTGGTCTTGGCTGCAAAAACTCAAGAATGCTATGATGCCTTAAATTTAATGCAGACAAACAATTTGATAAAAAAAACTTATACGGCCTTTGCCGATGTAAATGAAGAGGAAAACTTTGAACCCGATTTTTTGGAGTCCAATATTCCTTATAGAATTTCGAGTCAGTTTAGGAGTTACGGGCCCAAGGGTAAAAAGGTACTTCCTGTTTTTTACGGTATGAGGGATTTTTGTGCTGACGGTAAAATTTATACTACAAATATTATCGATGTAAAAAAAATTTCGTCTAGCGGCAATTCGATACGACGTGTTACATGTACCTTGACTCAAGGGTTTAGGCATCAGGTAAGGGCTCATCTTGCTTCAATAGGTTTGCCCATTTGCTATGACAGCCTGTATAACGGAAAATACAGGGATCTGCCCAAAGAGCAGGTTGACAATCATAGTTATCCGCTGCAATTATATGCCGTAGGTCTTTCCTTCCCCAAGCCTGAAAAAAAATTTAAACTTGATGATGCAAAAGAGTATGTATGCTTTTCGCTTCAGCCGCCAGATAAAATGATCCTGTAA
- a CDS encoding RluA family pseudouridine synthase produces MMLDKSISFNSISKKFKVEGLLSPCRIDVYCTEMLKNLSRSQLKMGLKSLYVNSKKAKLSRNVQNGDLVELSWDNPVPEYAHPQNIPLNIVYEDENIMVINKERGRVTHPAGGNWEGTLVNALNYYRLYDSGIKDEFAEILKNLLTQEDALKNTDRLKADPYRMGIVHRLDKETSGLIITARNLKTEKLLKSFFKKRMVKKYYLAVLDGVPLKTKGKIKTSIFRSSSDRKKFGASSDLSRGKFALSAYKVLKSNGKMSLVLFRIYTGRTHQIRLHAKFMGCPVAGDKVYGKKKDDIPMMLHSYKLIMPEIFNSKKEFKAALPCDFKNLLMRETLC; encoded by the coding sequence ATGATGCTCGATAAGAGTATTTCTTTTAATTCGATTTCAAAAAAATTTAAAGTTGAAGGCCTTTTGTCTCCTTGCAGGATTGATGTTTATTGCACCGAGATGTTAAAAAATTTAAGCCGCTCGCAATTAAAAATGGGGCTAAAATCTCTTTATGTAAATTCAAAGAAAGCCAAGCTTTCCCGCAATGTGCAAAACGGCGACCTTGTCGAGCTTAGCTGGGATAATCCTGTGCCTGAGTATGCTCATCCGCAAAATATCCCTTTAAATATAGTTTATGAAGATGAAAACATAATGGTTATAAACAAGGAGAGGGGGAGGGTAACTCATCCTGCAGGAGGGAACTGGGAAGGAACTCTTGTAAATGCCTTAAATTATTACAGGCTTTATGATTCCGGAATTAAAGATGAATTTGCCGAAATTCTTAAAAACCTTCTGACACAAGAAGATGCTTTAAAAAATACCGATAGGCTGAAAGCCGATCCTTACCGCATGGGAATTGTTCACCGTTTGGATAAGGAAACCTCGGGGCTCATTATCACCGCCCGGAATTTAAAGACCGAAAAACTTTTAAAATCTTTTTTTAAAAAGAGGATGGTAAAAAAATACTATCTTGCGGTTCTTGACGGTGTTCCGCTTAAAACCAAGGGAAAAATAAAAACTTCCATTTTTCGATCTTCTTCCGACAGAAAAAAATTTGGAGCCTCTTCCGACTTATCAAGGGGGAAGTTTGCTCTTTCTGCCTACAAGGTGCTTAAATCGAACGGAAAAATGTCCTTGGTGCTTTTTAGGATTTATACCGGAAGGACACACCAAATACGCTTACATGCAAAATTCATGGGCTGCCCTGTTGCAGGAGACAAGGTTTACGGCAAAAAGAAAGATGATATACCCATGATGCTTCATTCTTATAAACTGATAATGCCTGAAATTTTTAATTCAAAGAAAGAATTTAAGGCAGCTCTGCCTTGCGATTTTAAAAATCTATTGATGCGGGAGACTCTATGCTGA
- the rsmA gene encoding 16S rRNA (adenine(1518)-N(6)/adenine(1519)-N(6))-dimethyltransferase RsmA: MSSGAFLGLPNYDSPAELKTILDTLGFAMQKKFGQNFLIDRKIRESLVSFLDIEEGTRVWEVGPGLGSMTALLLEKGVNFTAFEIDKGFISLLKKFFFGKNLNFTLIEGDVQKNWLPYLKEQGKPDIFFGNLPYNIASELIASTVEAGVLFDSMLFTVQKEAAERITASPDQKNYTAFSVLCSLFYECKIVKTIPASAFWPRPNVESATVLFKAKKDFAEYKNHKLFIKIVKALFSSRRKNIKNNLSSWMRANGYGEEASFVLQKAGLNGNLRAESLALYDFLLLSDIISSLDKNK; the protein is encoded by the coding sequence ATGAGTTCCGGGGCTTTTTTAGGTCTTCCAAATTATGATTCTCCGGCAGAGCTTAAAACCATTTTGGATACTTTGGGCTTTGCCATGCAAAAAAAATTCGGTCAGAATTTTTTAATCGATAGAAAAATCCGTGAGAGCTTGGTTTCTTTTTTGGATATTGAAGAAGGAACAAGGGTTTGGGAAGTAGGCCCGGGGCTAGGTTCCATGACAGCTCTTCTTTTAGAAAAGGGTGTTAATTTTACAGCCTTTGAAATAGACAAGGGCTTTATTTCTCTTTTAAAAAAATTCTTTTTTGGAAAAAATTTAAATTTTACTCTTATCGAAGGCGACGTTCAAAAAAACTGGCTTCCTTATTTAAAAGAACAAGGGAAGCCCGATATCTTTTTCGGCAATTTGCCGTATAATATTGCCTCCGAATTGATTGCTTCTACGGTAGAGGCCGGAGTTCTTTTCGATTCGATGCTTTTTACCGTACAAAAAGAAGCGGCCGAAAGAATTACCGCAAGTCCCGATCAAAAAAACTACACTGCTTTTTCGGTTCTTTGCTCTTTATTTTATGAGTGCAAAATTGTAAAGACAATCCCGGCTTCAGCCTTTTGGCCTCGGCCCAATGTCGAATCTGCAACTGTCTTGTTTAAGGCTAAAAAAGATTTTGCGGAATACAAAAATCATAAACTTTTTATCAAAATAGTCAAAGCTCTTTTTTCTTCGCGCAGAAAAAACATAAAAAACAACTTGAGCTCATGGATGAGGGCAAACGGATACGGAGAAGAGGCGAGCTTTGTTTTACAAAAGGCGGGACTAAATGGAAATCTAAGAGCCGAGTCTCTTGCCCTATATGACTTTTTGCTCTTATCTGATATAATATCTTCTTTGGATAAAAATAAATGA
- a CDS encoding PTS sugar transporter subunit IIA, with product MASEILTIEEVARYLRVSERTVYEWAQKGEIPAGKIGTVWRFKKDDIESWVDERLASSKTSAPKQHKISTENFLSPDRVVFLDYAAKHDVLVMMSEVLAKAPQVKNSGELLDAILKREALMSTAVGRGIAIPHVRLSSVTDLVMAVGVSKRDILDFDAVDGNPVRLVFMIAAANNQHDYYLQTISHFSAKLRNEELKSLLLNSSDPMEIYALLCE from the coding sequence TTGGCAAGTGAAATTTTAACTATCGAAGAAGTTGCCCGATATTTGCGTGTTTCCGAAAGAACCGTCTATGAGTGGGCTCAAAAAGGTGAGATACCTGCCGGGAAGATCGGAACGGTTTGGCGTTTTAAAAAAGATGATATTGAAAGCTGGGTTGATGAGAGATTAGCCTCTTCAAAAACTTCAGCTCCTAAACAGCATAAGATTTCGACGGAGAATTTTTTGTCGCCCGATAGGGTCGTTTTTTTGGATTATGCGGCCAAGCATGATGTATTGGTTATGATGTCTGAAGTGCTGGCCAAGGCTCCTCAGGTAAAAAACTCCGGAGAGCTTTTGGACGCCATTTTAAAAAGAGAAGCTCTTATGTCAACGGCCGTAGGACGAGGAATAGCCATTCCTCATGTAAGGCTTTCTTCCGTTACCGATTTGGTTATGGCTGTGGGCGTTTCAAAAAGGGACATTTTAGATTTTGACGCCGTTGACGGAAATCCCGTCCGATTGGTTTTTATGATTGCAGCGGCAAACAACCAGCACGATTATTATTTGCAGACAATTTCTCATTTTAGTGCTAAACTTCGCAATGAGGAACTTAAAAGCCTCCTCTTAAATTCGTCCGACCCCATGGAGATTTACGCCCTTTTGTGCGAATAG
- a CDS encoding FprA family A-type flavoprotein, translating into MEAKKLTETVHCIHADIHDRTARFEGIWLLPHGVSINSYVVKGEKTALIDIVKDWDGSVNSYRKQLESIGLSFSSFDYVILNHLEPDHADLINLVRDENPKAEILASSKGAALVENFFKIKEGVRAVKDGEVLDLGGGKKLVFYETPNIHWPETMMTYDPDDKILFSCDAFGSYGCIGEKIFDDQHTEEELKFFEDEALRYYANIVASFSTFVNKGIEKLSSLELKFICPSHGLVWRGKPSRIVELYKKFAGYNTGGELEKTICIIWGSMYGYTKDGLDAVIEGINEEGVAYSIYRIPDTDATFILGEAYRSGGLLLAMPTYEYKMFPPMAHILDLFERKHFVDKKVFRIGSWGWVGGAKKEYETRIEKFKWTNIESHEWQGKLSDEDKRILKERGRELAKAVKNGDIS; encoded by the coding sequence ATGGAAGCAAAAAAACTGACAGAAACCGTTCATTGTATTCATGCCGATATACATGATAGAACAGCCCGCTTTGAAGGTATATGGCTATTGCCTCACGGTGTTTCTATAAATTCTTATGTTGTAAAGGGAGAAAAAACCGCCCTTATAGATATAGTAAAAGACTGGGACGGCTCGGTAAATTCTTACCGCAAACAGCTTGAATCAATAGGTCTTTCATTTTCTTCATTTGATTACGTAATTTTAAACCATCTTGAGCCTGATCATGCTGATCTTATCAATCTTGTGAGGGATGAAAATCCTAAGGCCGAGATATTAGCTTCTTCAAAGGGTGCTGCCCTTGTCGAAAACTTTTTTAAGATAAAAGAAGGAGTAAGGGCCGTAAAGGACGGAGAGGTTTTGGATCTAGGCGGAGGAAAAAAGCTAGTTTTTTATGAAACTCCCAACATCCACTGGCCTGAGACCATGATGACCTATGACCCTGACGATAAAATTTTATTTTCATGCGATGCCTTCGGTTCTTACGGCTGTATAGGCGAAAAAATCTTTGATGATCAGCACACCGAAGAAGAGCTTAAATTTTTTGAAGACGAAGCCCTTAGGTACTATGCAAACATTGTTGCAAGCTTCAGTACCTTCGTAAACAAGGGAATCGAAAAACTTTCTTCACTTGAGCTTAAATTTATCTGTCCGAGTCACGGCCTTGTTTGGAGGGGTAAGCCTTCACGGATTGTAGAGCTTTACAAAAAATTTGCAGGCTATAATACGGGCGGAGAATTGGAAAAAACTATCTGTATTATCTGGGGCTCCATGTACGGCTACACCAAGGACGGGCTCGATGCAGTTATTGAGGGTATAAATGAAGAAGGTGTAGCTTATTCCATATACAGAATTCCCGACACGGATGCTACCTTTATCTTGGGCGAGGCTTATCGCTCCGGAGGGCTCTTATTGGCTATGCCGACATACGAATATAAAATGTTCCCGCCCATGGCTCATATTCTTGATTTGTTTGAAAGAAAACACTTTGTCGATAAAAAAGTTTTCCGCATCGGAAGCTGGGGCTGGGTAGGGGGCGCCAAAAAAGAATACGAGACCCGTATCGAAAAATTTAAGTGGACCAATATCGAATCCCATGAATGGCAGGGTAAGCTCAGCGATGAGGATAAGCGGATATTAAAAGAAAGAGGCCGCGAATTGGCAAAGGCCGTGAAAAACGGCGACATATCTTGA
- a CDS encoding ABC transporter ATP-binding protein: protein MSDNEKKIDPNDYVLELVNIKKYFEPHQGFVQSLSKGKAKKIKAVDDVTLRLRRGEIFGLIGESGSGKTTIGKIAMKLHTPTEGTILYNGEDVTNSDKEKTAVYRRRVQMIFQDPYASMNPRFKIRDVMEEPLIIHKIKGTRAENDEKIIKAISEVKLNPPEEFMTRYPHMLSGGQRQRIATARTLILNPEVIVADEPVSMIDLSTRAEILHMMRDVQRKLGLTYLYITHDLSTARYFTDRIAVMYLGRIVEMGDADDVIDNPMHPYTQALIEAVPEPKPGMLEVIKKLPISGEIPSPANIPQGCRFHTRCPYADESCSSMEEPSLTDIGNGHFHACRKAEEIKKG from the coding sequence ATGAGCGATAACGAAAAAAAGATAGATCCTAATGACTATGTTCTTGAACTGGTTAATATAAAAAAATATTTTGAGCCCCATCAAGGTTTTGTTCAAAGTCTTTCTAAGGGAAAGGCTAAAAAGATAAAAGCTGTTGATGATGTTACCCTGCGTCTAAGGAGGGGCGAAATCTTCGGGCTTATAGGGGAATCCGGCTCCGGTAAAACTACGATAGGAAAGATAGCAATGAAGCTTCACACTCCTACCGAAGGTACAATCCTATATAATGGAGAAGATGTTACAAACAGCGATAAGGAAAAGACGGCCGTTTACCGCCGCCGTGTACAGATGATTTTCCAAGACCCTTATGCTTCGATGAATCCCCGCTTTAAAATCAGGGATGTAATGGAAGAACCCCTAATCATCCACAAGATTAAAGGAACGCGTGCCGAAAATGACGAGAAAATTATAAAAGCCATTTCTGAGGTAAAACTCAATCCGCCTGAGGAATTTATGACAAGGTATCCTCACATGCTTTCGGGAGGTCAAAGACAGCGTATAGCCACGGCGAGAACTCTTATCCTAAACCCCGAAGTCATAGTTGCCGATGAGCCTGTTTCGATGATCGACCTTTCAACCCGCGCCGAAATTCTTCATATGATGAGGGATGTTCAAAGAAAGCTGGGGCTTACTTATCTCTATATTACCCACGACCTTTCAACGGCAAGGTATTTTACCGACAGAATCGCGGTTATGTATCTCGGCCGTATCGTAGAGATGGGTGATGCCGATGATGTTATAGATAACCCCATGCATCCTTATACTCAGGCCTTGATCGAAGCCGTTCCCGAACCTAAACCGGGAATGCTTGAGGTAATTAAAAAACTCCCCATTTCGGGTGAGATACCTTCTCCTGCGAACATTCCGCAAGGCTGCCGCTTCCATACGCGCTGCCCCTATGCAGACGAATCCTGTTCTTCTATGGAAGAACCTTCTTTGACGGATATAGGAAATGGACACTTCCATGCCTGCCGAAAGGCTGAGGAAATTAAGAAAGGCTAA